The DNA window TAGACATCCCAAGAGAATGTTTGCTAGTCTTATTCATATCCACATTTTTCATATTCTCAAAGCTACAcattttttctatttcttttggAACGCCACGATTTTCTTCCTCAGTTGAAAATGGAAATCCCAAAAAATCAGCTATCTTTTTACTAAAAAACACGTTGTCTTTTTTAAGTTCTTCGTATTTTAGAAATAATATCCTCTCAGGCATTTCTAAACTTGCTTTCCAAAACCCTAAAATATGTTCCCAAAACGGTCCAAACGCATGGATTCCTTTACAAAACATATCGAAACACTCTTCTAAATGATTTGGTTCAATAACATCTCCGAGAATCTGATGAACAAAATGCCAATGTGAAATAAACAAATCCAATGGATTTCTACATATGTATATGATCTTACACTTAGAGTGCTTGATCGAGGGTGGTAACGCAGAGTAAGGAAAATGCGTAAACATAATCCTTTGCT is part of the Cannabis sativa cultivar Pink pepper isolate KNU-18-1 chromosome 5, ASM2916894v1, whole genome shotgun sequence genome and encodes:
- the LOC115716570 gene encoding cytosolic sulfotransferase 15; this translates as MERSEESIDQILAKLEKVKDPVRDNYNYYCYQGFWIQEVILKRILSFPIDQFVAQDDDILLTSCPKSGTTWLQSLVFSIVKRNSNSNSNNPLISSNPHNLIHPLELSLNDESKQRIMFTHFPYSALPPSIKHSKCKIIYICRNPLDLFISHWHFVHQILGDVIEPNHLEECFDMFCKGIHAFGPFWEHILGFWKASLEMPERILFLKYEELKKDNVFFSKKIADFLGFPFSTEEENRGVPKEIEKMCSFENMKNVDMNKTSKHSLGMSNSSFFRKGEIADWVNYLTPEMAEIGKKLIEEKFGESGLMFDF